In one Streptomyces sp. T12 genomic region, the following are encoded:
- a CDS encoding LysR family transcriptional regulator, translating into MAAMPNQHEFPEVSTVWLRAFLEVARHGSFTVAARTLGWTQSAVSRQIASLEGALGGAPLFDRLPRGVRLTEAGRTLVPYAEAVAESLHGAVRELVALREVAGGRLRFGAFATADAALVPLALGAFRARHPEVLVSREEGFTPGLLDRLGAGHLDLAVVSTTGRAPLETFELHHLLDECLYVAVRSGDPLAGRGPVRLGQLADADWISGSARPEGTLLDAALRQGFRPRVAHVVGEWTAKQGYVAAGLGVALVPALAAASVRPDVALLPVLDEGAPARAVYAATVRGRSPAPAVAAFVGALREAAAKIPHTMA; encoded by the coding sequence ATGGCTGCCATGCCGAATCAGCATGAGTTCCCCGAGGTGTCCACCGTGTGGCTGAGGGCGTTCCTGGAAGTCGCCCGGCATGGGTCGTTCACGGTGGCCGCGCGGACGCTGGGGTGGACCCAGTCGGCGGTGTCGCGCCAGATCGCCTCGCTGGAGGGGGCGTTGGGCGGCGCACCGCTCTTCGACCGGCTACCGCGTGGCGTACGGCTCACCGAGGCCGGGCGGACTCTCGTGCCGTATGCCGAAGCCGTCGCCGAGTCGCTGCACGGGGCCGTGCGTGAGCTGGTCGCGCTGCGCGAAGTCGCCGGCGGGCGGCTGCGGTTCGGGGCCTTCGCCACGGCGGACGCGGCGCTGGTGCCGCTCGCCCTCGGCGCCTTCCGCGCCCGGCACCCCGAGGTCCTGGTCAGCCGCGAGGAGGGCTTCACACCAGGCCTCCTGGACCGGCTCGGTGCGGGCCATCTCGATCTGGCGGTGGTCTCGACGACGGGCCGGGCACCCCTGGAGACGTTCGAGCTCCACCACCTCCTCGACGAGTGCCTGTACGTCGCCGTCCGCTCCGGCGATCCGTTGGCCGGGCGCGGCCCGGTCCGACTCGGCCAACTCGCCGACGCCGACTGGATCTCCGGCAGTGCCCGCCCCGAGGGCACGCTCCTCGACGCGGCCCTGCGGCAGGGCTTTCGGCCGCGCGTGGCGCACGTCGTCGGCGAGTGGACCGCCAAGCAGGGGTACGTCGCCGCCGGCCTCGGCGTGGCCCTGGTCCCGGCGCTGGCCGCCGCGTCCGTGCGACCGGACGTCGCGCTGCTGCCGGTGCTGGACGAGGGGGCCCCGGCGCGGGCGGTGTACGCGGCTACCGTGCGGGGGCGGTCGCCGGCTCCGGCCGTGGCGGCGTTCGTGGGGGCGCTGCGGGAGGCGGCGGCGAAGATTCCCCACACCATGGCGTAG